The sequence gtgttcacacttgtagttcagtTCTTTTGGTTTGGACCAAAAAATATAGTGATAAATGAAATCCTGGTCAAGTTTAAGGCCAGGCTTTTATGACGTATATTTTGTGACTGAACTTACCAATGCTGTGAGCTAAACGCACTCGTTGTTTGTGTGTACATGATGATATTTTTACCAGCTGAGGACttctaaaatgtgtaaaggagtcaaaacagcttCAGGAATTCCTCCATTGAACACAAACGAAGGAGACGCAGTTCAGAAACCTGTACTGAACTGTGATGGAAACATCATGACTGACAAGAAGAACCAGGTGTGCTTGAGCATTCTGTGCTTtttagggtaacactttatgtCATCATGTCTTTGATCCGTGTTACGTTCATATTTCAGTTGAATAGCGCCAGAGTTTGTTTGGAAGTGGAGCAAGATCCActtgaataagtgtgaacggACCaagttcacacttattcaaatgagccgcactaacagagcaatggCTTCAATCCTGCCCAGTGTGAACACGCCCTCAGACACCGGTTCAACACCAGAACTCAATCCAAGCAGGACGTAAAGGACTAGTTTTATGGAAGCTCGTTTCTgcaacaaatacaaaatagaaagaaaaaaaagctaaCTGCAACGATAaattttttcctcgcaattgcaagttataaagtccggattgtacggaagaggattagggccaagcaataataaaaaaaataaataaaaccatctcgagaaaaaagtcgagatcaaatgttgagaataaagtcattaaattatgagaaaaaagttgttaaattacgagaacaaatttgttaaattacgaatttgttctcataatttaacgacttttttcctcaacattttatctcgacttttttcttgaaatttaacgtcatttttctcataatttaacgaatttgttctcgtaatttaacaacttttttctcgtaatttaatgagtttattctacattttatctcaacttttttctcgaaatttaatgacatttttctcataatttaacgaatttgttctcgtaatttaacgacttttttctcgtaatttaacgagtttattctcaacattttatctcgacttttttctcgaaatttaatgacatttttctcataatttaacgaatttgttctcgtaatttaacgacttttttctcgtaatttaatgagtttattctcaacattttatctcgacttttttctcgaaatttaatgacatttttctcataatttaacgaatttgttctcgtaatttaacgacttttttctcgtaatttaatgagtttattctcaacattttatctcgacttttttcttgaaatttaacgacatttttctcgtaatttaacgacttttttctcgtaatttaatgagtttattctacattttatctcgacttttttcttgaaatttaacgagtttctcgtaatttaacgagtttatactcaacattttatctcgacttttttctcgtaatttaacgacttttttctcgtaatttaatgagtccattctacattttatctcgacttttttcttgaaatttaacgacatttttctcgtaatttaacgacttttttctcgtaatttaatgagtttattctacattttatctcgacttttttcttgaaatttaacgagtttctcgtaatttaacgagtttatactcaacattttatctcgacttttttcttgaaatttaacgagttcattctcaacattttattttgactttctcgaaatttaacaagtttaatctcgagatggttttattaaattaaattcacatttatttgtatagcacttttcacaatatttataatttcaaagcagcttcacagagaATGAatgtcaacatcacaatttaaagaatgcagttaacaaataatgtaataatttaggcaattaatttacaatcactgttagcagtttaactgaaggtagaagcaatgagctcctggaaaaatgaattacattaacaataattaggatatatagaaattgggCAATGTGCATGTAATTAATGCTCAAACTACTTgatccaaatctgtatgacttgAGATGCGAAATCTGTTTgcgctgctcttttccattaaaactagtgcactatattccatgtcttctgaagccatacgaTAGTCAAGTTTATTCATACAGCGATTTACAATACAGAATGTTTCAAAttagcttcacagtaataaacaaagatagcaaagttcatcaattatgaagcagctctacagaagactcAAGTCAGTATGATCAGATTGATAATATTTTCTGATTATGAATTATTTCAGTCTTTGTGTGTTAACTTTGTTCCTCACACAATGCTTCAAAAGACTTGAGCGAACGAGTCGTCTGAACAAGTTTTATAGTGCTTTATCTCCTATTTTTGAAACTCAACAGCTCCAAATCCTCATTTATTTTTAGTGCATTCAGGATGTTCTGGTaaacattttgtgttccacagaacgAGTGAaaagggtgagtaaacgataactaattattattttaggtTACAGTTTCCCACCTTTTCTGCCGTTTCTCCGCCTCTGTTATGATGTAAGGTGGAAGAGCGTCCACCGCTCCCTGTAGGAAAGAGGAAGCTCATAcatcaattatttatttttctctgtAGTTCATTTTTCTAACACAAATAGTCACTATAGGACTATACAAGTGAACATTTATACACATTTTAAAGTAGTTCAGCATACAGTACACACAGTTAGATGGTGCGAATGAGCGTTTCTCGCTCCTGAAACTCACCATGTCCTTGATAGTGAGTCTACAGCTGTAACACAAGAGTGTCTTCAAGTCCTGATGTTCAGGTGACCTGAAACAcattcacaaaacataaaaacgaGGCACATCGAATCTCACAGCATGCATTCCAACTTCTGACTCGCCTTAAACttcaaaaagaataaaaatggcTGCCGTAACGCACCTATTTGAGGAGCAGCAGCCTCCGGTCCCACAGCCCTGACCCTCCGCACAGCACCGTGCATCACGGGACATGTCCTGAAGTTTGACCTGAGAGAGCTGCTCGGATACCAAAGTGGCATGGAAGGCAGAAGCTTTATCTGCAGAATAAGATGAGTTATGTCAGCTTACGGACGGTGGTCAGGCTTTTTGAGTTTTTTGAGACTGGTCCACCCTAAACTTGGCCACATCAACTGATCAATTATCTAGACAAGCTAATGACCATCAGTGAGAAACAGCAATTTTGTAAGTAATGGTTAGGAATTTGGTGATTCTGCTCTGGTCTGATTCCTTTAGTGTTTTAGAGGAAGTACCAACTAATAGATACTACATAATTACATGCATGTTCTTAACCCGATTATGATTAATAatgcatttacatgacaacatttacattttctttatCAAAGTAAGGTCAATGAACAGTACAATCACAATACTAACATTCACGTCTTCAATTTCTTTGCTTTCAATCGTTAAACCATCAAGTTTTATTTTGGTATAAATCCACTGGGAGATATTAACACTTCTCTTTGTTGACAACAGATTTATAAACGATTCTCATTATGAATTTGGGAAGACGGTTGGTGCATGTTGCATTCTCAAATGCAAATAAGTGACTCAAACACACAGGATCATTTACTGTGAATCGAAACTGAAAACACAGTTCTGTGCTTTACTCTGAAACATGCAGTGCGTCAgactatatatttaaataattacatcACAACCGCTGTGATTTGATCAACACTCATCTCATCAACACTCATTTCCATCTAACAGTTTTAAAATTTTTCTATTGTGTAATAATGTGTATAATGTATATTGACTTTCTTAGATACTAAATTTATTTCCACAGAGCTGAAAGTACGTAAATGACATAAGATGCTTTGAGACTAATGAGAGGgagaattaaattaaaatatttccaACATGCACTCATCCAAGGctctttcatttaattaatgtaaagttGTCTTTGCGACTGCATTACTCTGTGAGTTTGTCTGTTTCTTAGCATCCAGTTTAAACTACATATCAAGTATTCATGTAACACATTTAATTTCAGCATGAATGGTTGTTACATTGAATAAATGAAGCAAAGCAAGATGTACCTGAAAAACAGCGTAATTTCCCCTCACGATATGGTGATATTTGCACGCAATATTGTTGgatccgatattacaaaactgATATCCAATTaaggaaaacattttaaatctcggaaatatcagtaaaatctataaaaaacaattatcaGTAAAACCAATTATctgtaaataacaaaaaaacaaaacgattatctgtaaaaaaaaaaaaaaaaaaaaaaaaaagattatctgaaaaaacaattaaaaaaaaggattatCTGTAAAAAATGATTATCTGTTAAAAAATCTGTAGAAAACGATTATctatctgtaaaataaaaaaacaattatctGTAAAAACCAATTATCGTTAAAACCAATTATCGTTAAAACCAATTATCTGTAAAAATCAATTATCGGTAAAAAACCAATTATCGGTAAAAAACAATTATCGGTAAAACCAGTTATCGGTAAAACCAGTTATCGGTAAAACCAGTTATCGGTAAAAACAATTATCTGTAAAACCAATTATCGGTAAAAAACCAATTATCTGTAAAACCAATTATCTGTAAAACCAATTATCGGTATAACCAATTATCGGTAAAACCAATTATCTGTAAAAATCGATTATCTGTAAAACCAATTTTCGGTAAAAAACCAATTTTTGGTAAAACCAATTatcggtaaaaaaaaaaacaattatcgGTAAAAACCGATTATcggtaaaaaaaacaattatcgGTAAAAAAACGATTATCAGTAAAAAACAATTTTCGGTAAAAACAATTTTCGCTAAAAACAATTATCAGTAAAACCAATTATCGGTAAAAAACAATTATCTGTAAAAACAATTTTCGGTAAAAAACTATTTTTGCTAAAACCAATTATCTGTAAAAACCAATTATCGTTAAAACCAAATATCTGTAAAAAACGATTATCGGTAAAACCAATTTTTGGTAAAACCAATTATCGGTAAAACCAATTATCAGTAAAAAACCAATTATCTGTAAAAACCAATTATCGGTAAAACCAATTATCGGTAAAACCAATTATCGGTAAAACCAATTATCGTTAAAACCAATTATCTGTAAAAATCGATTATCGGTAAAACCAATTTTTGGTAAAACCAATTAtcgataaaaaaaaacaattatcgattaaaaaaacaattatcggtaaaaaaaacaattattggtAAAACCAATTATCGGTAAAAAAACGATTATCGGTAAAAAACAATTATCTGTAAAAACAATTTTTGGTAAAAAACAATTATCTGTAAAAACAATTTTTGGTAAAAAACAATTATCTGTAAAAACAATTTTTGCTAAAAACAATTTTCGCTAAAACCAATTATCAGTAAAACCAATTATCTGTAAAAATCGATTATTGGTAAAACCAATTTTTGGTAAAACCAATTATCTGTAAAAAACAATTATCTGTAAAAATCGATTATCGATAAAACCAATTTTTGGTAAAACCAATTATCGGTAAAAACCAATTATCGGTAAAACCAATTATCGGTAAAACCAATTATCGGTAAAACCAATTATCAGTAAAAAACCAATTATCTGTAAAAACCAATTATCGGTAAAACCAATTATCTGTAAAACCAATTATCGTTAAAACCAATTATCGTTAAAACCAATTATCTGTAAAAATCGATTATCGGTAAAACCAATTTTTGGTAAAACCAATTAtcgataaaaaaaacaattatcgattaaaaaaacaattatcggtaaaaaaaacaattattggtAAAACCAATTATCGGTAAAAAAACGATTATCGGTAAAAAAACAATTTTCGGTAAAAAACAATTATCTGTAAAAACAATTTTTGGTAAAACCAATTATcggtaaaaaaaacaattatcgGTAAAATCAATTTTTGGTAAAACCAATTATCTGTAAAAACCAATTATCTGTAAAAACCAATTATCTGTAAATCCATTATCTGTAAAAACCAATTATCTGTAAAATCAATTATCTGTAAAATCGATTATTGATCAATCTAACTTTAAAAACTGATCCTCCATTCCCAACTCTATTGTTGAACAACATGTGACATACACACGACCTGTTATGTGCACAGCATAACCTACCTACGTTAGTGTCGAGAGCACAGAGACACAGCAGACACTTGGAGGCAGGTTCAGTGGTTTGACCTTGAGAGGGCATGACTGTGTGAAGCTTCTCACTAGTTCTGGAAAGGAACCATTAagacatcaattaaatttaatcTTCAGAGGACACCAGCTGAATTCAGGGTCAGAGCTGTTGTTTTCAATTCAAGATGACCTGTAGATGGTGCTAACCGTGGAGGGGAAGTCAGCCTGCAGGTTGGTGACGAAACTCTCCGTCAGCCGCTGGATGCTGGCTTTATCGTGGGTCTGAAATGAAAGTTAAACCACAGGTATTAAAGTCAAGTCTCAAACCGTAGCCTTCATTTGCTGAGTCATGTTTTCAGTCAGGATGGGAAAGACTGGGATCAGATCTGTAGATTCAGGtatcaaagtttcaagtctatTTAGAGTAACTCATGTTGTAGATTTGGGACATGAATGACTGTTAAAAATATCCAAGACACACTCTTAAAAGTAAAGAGTTCAAAGCCATAAAAGAATCACTTTCGTTCTGTGAAGAACATCTAAAAGAATCTTTTTACACTTTAAAGAACTGTTTGTTCAATGGAAAGACTTCATgtaaccatcaatgccaataaaatACCCTAACTACAGCGTTAGTTACATCAGCACACTGACGTACGTTCAAGTTTTCATTTTTCcaataagtttgattttagttatttgatgctataaaaacaggGTGTGgcatcatgattgacagctgtgttTGCGAATTTCGACCCTTTAACATACCTGAATCGTGtccattatttttttgtgtgtgtgttcacataaTTAATGCAACAAAAGTCACCAAGTGTCATCCTATTCCgatgaagcaaaaaaataaataaatgcatttcaaAATCGGCATTTTTGATCGAAGGGTTAAATCGAATCGTAAGCTTGTGAATCGTCAAATGTGTGTCAAAGCCCAGCCCTAGACTGATGTATCAACACATGCATCCCCAATCAAGCTTTGactcaataacatttgaagtagCATGAGAGATATGCCTGACTGAAGGCGTAACGATGTTAGCATGACAGTGATGTAGAGACATTATTCTTGGCCTGATGACACAACCTCTCACCTTGGTATCCAGTCCCGAGATAAAAACTGAGGGCACATGAAACATCCTGCTGTAGGCGGCGATCTCTTTGGATGAATAGTCCCTCATGGGCCGCACTATCACCACATCCCCGTACCGAGGATCGGAGAAACCCTACAAGACAGTTTCATGTTGATATAAGAAACACGTAGGCTCGTTTAGTCGTATGACAGCTCAGCACAAACTTCACTCACCGTGTCTGAAGCCAGCGCTGCTCCGCGGCCCAGAGCGATATTACTGAGCAGTTTGACAGCCAGTCGTGAGCAGCTATCGCCCATCATGACCTTCGAGTAGCCGTTCTCACGGGCAATGTGCAGAATCAGGTGCTGCCTGTACCAATACACGGTTACAAACTGAAATCTTTATACCAGGGTGTCGTTGAATTCTTGATTATGATTGGTTCAGAGACGTCCCAATGTGTTTGAGGTCAATGGTAGCCTTCTGCTATTGAAATTTTGACCATCAGGGTTATTTTACAATGTCCTATGTTAGATAAAAGCGACACAAACACAGCACTACAGAGAAGCAGTTACTGTGAATCAAAACCTGAAAATGAACACAATGCTGGGCTTCGGCTTTACTCTGAAACATGCAGCGTGTCAGACTATATACAGGCATGTGATcagctaaagacaaaaaaagaaggaaaacctAATCACCCCCCACCCCAATCTTACTACTGCAATTAAGGGGCCAAGCAAAACAGAAGCAAACAAGGAAGCTACGATAGCAATGCAATTTTGAAGTCAGATAGACCAATGATACTGTAGTTAGAgccaatttcatgttttgttcaattatagCGCTTGGTGGTGCATTCCCAGCATCTTTTTTCCTCAGAGTGCCCCCATACATAAGTGTGTCAAATTTTGTTTAGAAGTTATAGACATTTATGCGTATGAACGCATAAAAAATTACCCTCACCTGACTTTGATTGCATTTTTTGCCACTATCAAAATATTGACATTTGTCCATTAGCATATATTCAACAATTTGCCCATTTCAATTAGACAGGCTCCATCTCTATCTGTTTTTAAATCTAAGttgaaaacatatttgtttGATAAGGCATATAATACATGTTGAAGCACCCTTACGTTGTCTTTTATTGTTATCTTTTACGCTGAAGCACCATTTTTAGTCCATTTTATGGTATGTTTTTACaatttgtgtatgtgttttattgcttaataattttttgtctttttacttattgtgttttactgtgtttttagcTATTGTAAAGCACATTGGACAACATAGATTGTATTtaattgtgctttataaataaattgtcATTACCAACGACCTATGTTTTCAATCAGTTTCAATGGTTTCGTCTCAATCAGACTAACGGTCTAAGATACTTGCGAATGTTGTTTAAATGCTAAATCATAACGTTAggcgaaacctagcatgtttggtatcgttggactcagcaAGGATTCAGGAATCCAAGGAGATGATTCccatgaaaataagtcaacgACATCCAAAGTTAAAAAGcatgtaaataatttttcacaccaataggtggcgctggtctgaAACTTCTCAGACTACTTCAGGGCATCGTGCCGATCACCCATACTGAGTTTTGTAATGATACATTCATGCgtttgtaaaatacagcattttattacaaaattcaAAAGGATCGACGCCCACAATTATCAAATAtttgactcggcatgatgccgcGAATCTAAAGAGACaacttttatgatttttggacaaaccattCCGAAgatataagcaaaaatagctatttttccTATCTCtgggccagtaggtggcgctgcactGAAACGCAGTTTTTAGCGTCAGGTCATGCTtgaccaagtttggtctgaatacaatAAAGCGTTgaggagatacagccttacttctatttTAGCAAGCGATATGTAAAATTCGTTCACAAAATTCGTTTGACAAATTGACTTGAATTCCACAACTTTTTGTCGGAATGGCTtcaagatgatctggttcaattttcatgaaaatcagaGGAAAGGCCggggaggagttcgaaaaaaaattaaaaattgcagGAAAATTTCCATGATGGAAAATTATgtcatagggtgcaatcgaATCGTCTTGAaagaatcagaggaaaaaagaaggaattttgtttctagaCCTTATGgttcagaagttattagcataaatataAGTGCATGtttggacagttggtggcgctagagggattgagtttcACCAAATTTGCTTTGGTGACAGTTCAGACTGAGCTCTATCTGTCagatttcataactttcccacAAGTGGTTCTGTAGACTTCCagagaggaagaagaagaagaacggCAACGGATACAACAATTATgttatagtataatgcaatgtatgttataataaaagcattaaaagaATTGGTATTACTATTAtcgttgttattattattttacagaacaactgtaaaattacaatactaatatttatgtcTTAATTTCTTTGCTTTCAAACGTTAAACcatcaagcttttattttggcagaaaaCCACTGGGAGATATTAACACTTTATTAATACCAAAAGATTTTTATAAACGATTCTCATTATGAATTTGGGAAGACGGTTGGTGCATGTTGCGTTCTCAAATGCAAATAAGTGACTCAAACACACAGGATCATTTACTGTGAATCGAAACTGAAAACACAGTTCTGTGCTTTACTCTGAAACATGCAGCGCATCAgactatatatttacataattacATCACAACCGCTGTGATTTGATGATCGCACTGAGACACATCACATTCTTACAAACATGCATTgtcaaaattcattaaaaaagttAGCGCATGTTCACGAGAGCACCACAACACATAGGTGTTGCATTGATGCGAGAGCAGACATCGTTGAGTAATCGCGCGTTGGAGattcatattttgtaaataaagtggtaaattatgtttttaacatcttacaggtttggaacgacaagagggtaagtaattaatgacagaattttaattttttgctgaactaaccctttaactgttaGTTACAGGCGATAAGAAGCTTCAGAGGATGTACTGAGTGAGTGTGAAGGCATACGTCTCCAATCACTCACTGTTCAATCCAGTGAAGCTTTAAGCTCTGTGAGAGAGTGACTGACTCAAACACACTTCAAAGATCAGCTCTTCAGTGATGATTCAGCCAAAAGTCACACAAAAGTGATCAGAGACAGGAAGGGTGAAGGAGTGCGTGATGCAATCAAAGCCTATAAAAGCATCGGGAATTTACCACAAAGAACTCGAGGATTATGACTCAGCCTGTCATTgtcattatatataataaaaaaacaacacaaagtgCTAATAAATCATCTTGTGCTTGGCAGATGCAGCTTTGGAGAAGTTACTGGCTGTCAAGCTACTCATCATTTAAAGTAGTTCAGATATAGTCAAGCAAATACTTTAACAAAGTCAAGCACAGAGACTCAAATGAATCAGTTTTGAATCTGAAGAGATCTAGCGGTATAAAAAAGCAAAGGATCTGGCTGAAAAACTCACCTTAAGGTCTGTAGCATATCTTCTTTGGCTGTC is a genomic window of Megalobrama amblycephala isolate DHTTF-2021 linkage group LG3, ASM1881202v1, whole genome shotgun sequence containing:
- the ctu2 gene encoding cytoplasmic tRNA 2-thiolation protein 2 isoform X1, whose amino-acid sequence is MCQVEEDYNGLECKQEKIPVPTLNRKCMKCKEGTAVLIIRVSDAFCRSCFKEYFIHKFRAMLGKNRVIFPQEKVLLAVSGGAASCSMLAQVQEGLSRDAPKKLRFMPGIIYIDDGGACGRSPEERQRSVDQLKSIFTETGFPYFIVPLEQVFSLPTSVLVPGTSDPDPSNPSYKQAVDQYIKEKQKLTEEEAASAVAQLRIEESVCSPEHKLALERLFSSLNTLTAKEDMLQTLRQHLILHIARENGYSKVMMGDSCSRLAVKLLSNIALGRGAALASDTGFSDPRYGDVVIVRPMRDYSSKEIAAYSRMFHVPSVFISGLDTKTHDKASIQRLTESFVTNLQADFPSTVSTIYRTSEKLHTVMPSQGQTTEPASKCLLCLCALDTNVDKASAFHATLVSEQLSQVKLQDMSRDARCCAEGQGCGTGGCCSSNRSPEHQDLKTLLCYSCRLTIKDMGAVDALPPYIITEAEKRQKRSRMKMEISEYLLEDED
- the ctu2 gene encoding cytoplasmic tRNA 2-thiolation protein 2 isoform X2, producing the protein MGLSRDAPKKLRFMPGIIYIDDGGACGRSPEERQRSVDQLKSIFTETGFPYFIVPLEQVFSLPTSVLVPGTSDPDPSNPSYKQAVDQYIKEKQKLTEEEAASAVAQLRIEESVCSPEHKLALERLFSSLNTLTAKEDMLQTLRQHLILHIARENGYSKVMMGDSCSRLAVKLLSNIALGRGAALASDTGFSDPRYGDVVIVRPMRDYSSKEIAAYSRMFHVPSVFISGLDTKTHDKASIQRLTESFVTNLQADFPSTVSTIYRTSEKLHTVMPSQGQTTEPASKCLLCLCALDTNVDKASAFHATLVSEQLSQVKLQDMSRDARCCAEGQGCGTGGCCSSNRSPEHQDLKTLLCYSCRLTIKDMGAVDALPPYIITEAEKRQKRSRMKMEISEYLLEDED